Proteins from a single region of Nakamurella deserti:
- a CDS encoding DUF6760 family protein, with translation MTTYAPDRLYAEVAYIAYHFHWPLDDLLDLEHPERRRFAEEIGAINVRIERGR, from the coding sequence ATGACGACGTACGCGCCCGACCGGCTCTACGCCGAGGTCGCGTACATCGCCTACCACTTCCACTGGCCGCTCGACGACCTCCTCGACCTGGAGCACCCCGAGCGCCGCCGGTTCGCCGAGGAGATCGGCGCCATCAACGTCCGGATCGAGCGGGGGAGGTGA
- a CDS encoding DUF4157 domain-containing protein has translation MRTHSHDAEESALRPRAARLDTAPPSAAARAAATGHREVLDPAGVLGLQRAAGNAGVGAALAEERSPVHEVIGSGGGSPLPPDVQAEMQTRLGHDFGDVRVHTDGRAHESARSVNAHAYTVGSNVVFQRDAYDPTSTAGKTMLAHELTHVVQQRSGPVDGTPTGGGIRVSDPGDRFEREAAANAERVMSVPAPAAAPAVSPGAAAVQRAEEDEDVAAGSAQGTSVQRAEEPEEETAQGAFVQRAEAPEEQEQAD, from the coding sequence ATGCGCACCCACTCGCACGACGCGGAGGAATCCGCACTGCGGCCTCGAGCCGCCCGGCTGGACACCGCGCCGCCGTCCGCGGCCGCGCGGGCCGCCGCCACCGGACATCGCGAGGTGCTCGACCCCGCGGGTGTTCTCGGCCTGCAGCGGGCCGCCGGCAACGCCGGCGTGGGTGCCGCGCTGGCCGAGGAACGGTCACCGGTGCACGAGGTGATCGGGTCGGGCGGCGGCAGTCCGCTGCCGCCGGACGTGCAGGCCGAGATGCAGACCCGGCTCGGGCACGACTTCGGTGACGTCCGCGTCCACACCGACGGCCGGGCGCACGAGTCCGCCCGCTCGGTCAACGCCCACGCCTACACCGTGGGGAGCAACGTGGTGTTCCAGCGGGACGCCTACGACCCGACCAGTACCGCGGGCAAGACGATGCTCGCCCACGAGCTCACCCATGTCGTCCAGCAGCGCAGCGGACCCGTGGACGGCACCCCTACCGGTGGCGGTATCCGGGTCAGCGACCCCGGGGACCGCTTCGAACGGGAGGCGGCGGCGAACGCGGAGCGGGTGATGTCCGTGCCGGCGCCTGCTGCGGCACCTGCGGTGTCGCCCGGCGCGGCCGCGGTGCAACGGGCGGAGGAGGACGAGGACGTCGCCGCCGGGTCCGCCCAGGGCACGTCCGTGCAGCGTGCGGAGGAGCCGGAGGAGGAGACCGCGCAGGGCGCGTTCGTCCAGCGGGCCGAAGCCCCGGAGGAGCAGGAGCAGGCGGACTGA
- a CDS encoding phage tail protein, producing the protein MTTPALRPEDDDPAVGVCFVVSIDTADEVVPLGVFNSCEGLGIEIVMETREEGGNNAMVWQLPTRIKYSNVKLSRPIGPDSAKLTTWFSGMVNGVTPQTAVIQARTMKGRVVTEWSLFGVIPVRWTGPSMNFDSPKAATETLEIAHHGITAKAGS; encoded by the coding sequence ATGACCACACCGGCCCTGCGGCCCGAGGACGACGATCCGGCCGTGGGCGTGTGTTTCGTCGTCAGCATCGACACCGCCGACGAGGTCGTGCCGCTCGGCGTCTTCAACTCCTGCGAGGGCCTGGGCATCGAGATCGTGATGGAGACCCGCGAGGAGGGCGGCAACAACGCGATGGTCTGGCAGCTGCCGACGCGCATCAAGTACTCCAACGTCAAGCTGTCCCGGCCGATCGGACCCGACAGCGCCAAGCTCACGACCTGGTTCAGCGGCATGGTCAACGGCGTCACCCCCCAGACCGCCGTCATCCAGGCCCGCACGATGAAGGGCCGGGTCGTCACCGAGTGGTCGCTGTTCGGGGTGATCCCGGTGCGCTGGACCGGACCGAGCATGAACTTCGACTCGCCCAAGGCCGCCACCGAGACCCTCGAGATCGCCCACCACGGCATCACCGCCAAGGCCGGGAGCTGA
- a CDS encoding phage tail protein — translation MNAIALVNGGDGGALSPPSPSGDGSRPQVLRAKLELHESSPTTGGRKLGSPAGTIDFQFNPRELTIAKSAKWERKNDRNAKKAAPPQFSGADPCKMTLEMFFDATAKHDGSVVEAVEKLFSCCVPTARTSGDDKPVPPLVVFTWGTVTSFPAFVTQVSAKYTLFSAGGTPIRATCSVTLEEMPGENSQQNPTSGSLAARRVHRMVVGDSLASVAYAEYGDATLWRPLARFNGIDDPLRIPDGTTVLVPSAAELDATGR, via the coding sequence GTGAACGCCATCGCACTGGTCAACGGCGGCGACGGGGGAGCGCTGTCCCCGCCGTCGCCCTCCGGTGACGGCAGCCGGCCCCAGGTGCTGCGCGCCAAGCTCGAACTCCACGAGTCCTCACCCACGACCGGCGGCCGCAAGCTCGGGTCCCCGGCGGGCACCATCGATTTCCAGTTCAACCCCAGGGAACTGACCATCGCCAAGTCGGCGAAATGGGAACGCAAGAACGACCGGAACGCGAAGAAGGCGGCACCGCCGCAGTTCTCGGGGGCCGACCCGTGCAAGATGACGCTGGAGATGTTCTTCGACGCGACAGCCAAGCACGACGGCAGCGTCGTCGAGGCCGTCGAGAAGCTCTTCTCCTGCTGCGTTCCCACCGCCCGCACGAGCGGCGACGACAAACCGGTGCCGCCGCTGGTCGTCTTCACCTGGGGCACGGTCACCAGCTTCCCGGCCTTCGTCACCCAGGTCAGCGCCAAGTACACGCTCTTCTCGGCCGGCGGCACCCCGATCCGGGCCACCTGCAGCGTCACGCTGGAGGAGATGCCGGGCGAGAACAGTCAGCAGAACCCGACCTCCGGCTCGCTCGCGGCGCGGCGGGTGCACCGCATGGTGGTGGGTGACAGCCTCGCGTCGGTGGCCTACGCCGAGTACGGCGACGCCACCCTCTGGCGGCCGCTGGCCCGCTTCAACGGCATCGACGACCCGCTGCGCATCCCCGACGGCACGACCGTGCTGGTGCCCAGCGCCGCCGAACTCGACGCGACGGGGCGGTGA
- a CDS encoding VgrG-related protein — MSTSSGFVVEIDGSPLPAEAKALLLSATVDDSLHLPDLFLLRFRDSERLVLTRSGAKIGSRIRVSVISDAATTPERLIEGEVTALEAEFDSTGTFTVIRGYDQAHRLFRGRRTESHLQCTASDVATTVAQRAGLRIGEVTATSTVFDHLSQAGVTDWEFLGGLAREIGFEVAVRDGRFYFRPPATAAAAPDPTGGGARRDPLVLRPGTDLVRFRSVVTAAEQVREVEVRGWDLAQKRALIATAPAVTTSAVLPTVRPTDIAAVFGDPVHVATDTAYRTQSEVDTAAKALAEHIAGGFAEFEGVARGNPRLVAGAAVSIENVGEPFDGKYLVTSSRHRYDPLTGYTTAFSVTGRQERSLFGLTSGTTPGRPVTGPVVGLVSNADDPEHRGRVTVTFPWLSDDYVSDWARTVQPGAGRDRGTMIVPEVGDEVLVLFEQGDIRRPYVVGGLYNGVDTPPTGGPALVDGGSGAVNRRSLVSRRGHRIDLLDEDGRTEGVSLSTTGGRLRLTLDAVGTAVTLHSDGTVLVEGKGGVVVDAASAKLELKGGQIALTATSGVTIDGGAGGVEATTGGRLSLKGATATLEGSAQTTVKAGGVLTVQGSLVKIN; from the coding sequence GTGTCCACCAGTTCCGGGTTCGTCGTCGAGATCGACGGCTCGCCGCTGCCCGCCGAGGCGAAGGCGCTGCTGCTGTCGGCGACCGTCGACGACAGCCTGCACCTGCCGGACCTGTTCCTGCTCCGGTTCCGGGACTCCGAGCGGCTGGTGTTGACCAGATCCGGCGCGAAGATCGGCTCGAGGATCCGGGTCTCGGTCATCAGTGACGCCGCGACCACGCCGGAGCGGTTGATCGAGGGGGAGGTGACCGCGCTCGAGGCGGAGTTCGACAGCACCGGCACCTTCACCGTCATCCGTGGCTACGACCAGGCGCACCGGCTGTTCCGCGGCCGGCGCACCGAGAGTCACCTGCAGTGCACCGCTTCCGACGTCGCCACCACCGTGGCGCAGCGGGCCGGCCTGCGGATCGGCGAGGTGACCGCCACGAGCACCGTCTTCGACCACCTGTCGCAGGCCGGGGTGACCGACTGGGAGTTCCTCGGCGGGCTCGCGCGCGAGATCGGCTTCGAGGTGGCGGTCCGCGACGGCCGCTTCTACTTCCGGCCGCCGGCCACCGCCGCCGCCGCGCCCGACCCGACCGGCGGCGGGGCGCGCCGCGACCCGCTGGTCCTGCGGCCCGGCACCGACCTGGTGCGGTTCCGCTCGGTGGTCACCGCGGCCGAGCAGGTCCGCGAGGTCGAGGTCCGCGGTTGGGATCTGGCCCAGAAGCGGGCGCTGATCGCCACCGCACCGGCCGTGACCACCAGCGCGGTGCTGCCCACCGTGCGCCCCACCGACATCGCCGCCGTCTTCGGCGATCCCGTCCACGTCGCCACCGACACCGCGTACCGGACGCAGTCGGAGGTCGACACCGCGGCCAAGGCCCTGGCCGAACACATCGCCGGCGGCTTCGCCGAGTTCGAGGGGGTCGCCCGGGGCAACCCCCGACTCGTCGCCGGGGCGGCGGTCAGCATCGAGAACGTCGGCGAGCCGTTCGACGGCAAGTACCTGGTGACCAGCTCCCGGCACCGCTACGACCCCCTCACGGGCTACACCACGGCGTTCTCGGTCACCGGCCGGCAGGAGCGCAGCCTGTTCGGGCTCACCTCCGGCACCACGCCGGGCCGGCCGGTGACCGGCCCCGTCGTGGGGCTGGTCAGCAACGCCGACGATCCCGAGCACCGTGGCCGGGTCACGGTGACGTTCCCGTGGCTCTCGGACGACTACGTCAGCGACTGGGCCCGCACGGTGCAGCCGGGAGCCGGCCGCGACCGCGGCACCATGATCGTCCCCGAGGTGGGCGACGAGGTGCTGGTGCTCTTCGAACAGGGCGACATCCGCCGGCCGTACGTCGTCGGCGGTCTGTACAACGGCGTGGACACCCCGCCCACCGGCGGACCGGCGCTCGTGGACGGCGGCTCGGGGGCGGTCAACCGCCGGTCACTGGTGTCCCGGCGCGGGCACCGCATCGACCTGCTCGACGAGGACGGCCGCACCGAGGGCGTCAGCCTGAGCACCACCGGCGGCAGGCTCCGGCTCACCCTGGACGCGGTCGGCACCGCGGTGACGCTGCACTCCGACGGAACCGTGCTGGTGGAGGGCAAGGGCGGCGTCGTGGTGGACGCGGCGAGCGCCAAGCTCGAGCTCAAGGGGGGCCAGATCGCGCTCACCGCGACCAGCGGCGTGACCATCGACGGCGGCGCCGGTGGGGTCGAGGCCACCACCGGGGGCCGGCTCTCACTGAAGGGGGCCACCGCCACCCTCGAGGGCAGCGCGCAGACCACGGTCAAGGCCGGTGGCGTGCTCACGGTCCAGGGATCGCTGGTGAAGATCAATTGA
- a CDS encoding phage tail protein yields the protein MALPDLDGSVGHSFGLEIDGVQIKSITEVSGLKMEQDVIELKQNGPDGKYVIKKLPGRWKAGEVTLSRALTADQSFEKWVKDSQFGKMGDVRKGGAIVVYDYEGNPVKRYKLTNAWPKSLEIGALKAGDTSVLTEKLIVTYERLEVE from the coding sequence ATGGCTTTGCCAGATCTCGACGGCTCGGTCGGTCACTCCTTCGGGCTGGAGATCGACGGGGTCCAGATCAAGTCCATCACCGAGGTCTCCGGGCTGAAGATGGAACAGGACGTCATCGAGCTCAAGCAGAACGGGCCCGACGGCAAGTACGTCATCAAGAAGCTGCCGGGACGGTGGAAGGCCGGCGAGGTCACCCTGAGCCGCGCCCTCACCGCCGATCAGAGCTTCGAGAAGTGGGTCAAGGACTCGCAGTTCGGGAAGATGGGCGACGTCCGCAAGGGCGGCGCGATCGTGGTCTACGACTACGAGGGCAACCCGGTCAAGCGCTACAAGCTGACCAACGCGTGGCCGAAGAGCCTCGAGATCGGTGCCCTGAAGGCCGGTGACACCAGCGTTCTCACCGAGAAGCTGATCGTCACCTACGAGCGGCTCGAAGTCGAATGA
- a CDS encoding PAAR domain-containing protein, which produces MPPAARVGDPTGHPGAIGPPGVPTVLIGGVPAATVGTPHVCSFPPPAVHPPTAVAPPGCPTVLIGGMPAARVGDLSLCGAPIVAGAPTVLIGG; this is translated from the coding sequence ATGCCGCCCGCCGCCCGGGTCGGCGACCCCACCGGACACCCCGGGGCGATCGGGCCGCCCGGGGTGCCGACGGTGCTCATCGGCGGAGTGCCCGCCGCGACGGTGGGCACCCCGCACGTCTGCTCGTTCCCGCCGCCCGCCGTGCACCCGCCCACCGCCGTCGCCCCGCCCGGCTGCCCGACCGTGCTCATCGGCGGGATGCCGGCGGCCCGGGTGGGCGACCTGTCGTTGTGCGGGGCGCCCATCGTGGCCGGCGCCCCCACCGTGTTGATCGGAGGATGA
- a CDS encoding phage tail sheath family protein, which yields MPTYLSPGVYVEEVDSGSRPIEGVGTAVAAFIGLAEDGEFNTPTLVPNWSEYTRHFGGFVAGSYLAQSVYAYFQNGGGNCYVVRIGQDPAAGRNGATRSALTAGAQAMLGSYRVVALDAGTPDGSLAVDIQGVDGDAPDGSFKLLVRRGDQIVEEYDRLTTGRGKSNVATAVNAASSTIRIEETTTTAAAAAPTVGASVTLHTPPPPAAVPSPRLTAEDYVGDVAERTGFSGLETVDTVTMVCVPDLMSAYQQGAIDQDTVKAVQLAMIAHCELMGNRIAILDPPPGLNAQQIREWRVDRAGYDSKFAALYWPWVKAADPATGTFTHMPPSGFVAGIWGRNDDSRGVHKAPANEVVRGALSLELQITKNEHDLLNPVGINCLRSFPGRGIRIWGARTLSSDPAWRYLNVRRLFNYLEESILNGTSWVVFEPNDDALWSKIRRTISAFLVNEWRKGALFGLTPDEAFFVKCDRETNPAEGIDAGQVVCQIGVAPVKPAEFVVFQLSQFSGGTSLVAE from the coding sequence ATGCCGACCTACCTCTCTCCCGGCGTGTACGTCGAGGAGGTCGACTCCGGGTCCCGGCCCATCGAAGGCGTCGGCACCGCCGTCGCCGCCTTCATCGGTCTCGCCGAGGACGGCGAGTTCAACACCCCGACACTCGTGCCGAACTGGAGCGAGTACACCCGCCACTTCGGCGGCTTCGTCGCGGGCTCGTACCTGGCCCAGTCGGTCTACGCCTACTTCCAGAACGGCGGCGGTAACTGCTATGTCGTCCGTATCGGCCAGGATCCCGCCGCCGGCCGCAACGGAGCGACCCGCTCCGCGCTGACCGCCGGCGCCCAGGCCATGCTCGGCAGCTACCGGGTCGTCGCCCTGGATGCCGGCACGCCCGACGGGTCGCTGGCGGTCGACATCCAGGGTGTCGACGGGGATGCGCCCGACGGCAGCTTCAAGCTCCTCGTCCGCCGGGGCGACCAGATCGTGGAGGAGTACGACCGGCTCACGACCGGCCGGGGCAAGTCCAACGTCGCCACCGCGGTCAACGCCGCGTCGAGCACGATCCGCATCGAGGAGACGACGACCACCGCCGCGGCCGCCGCGCCGACCGTCGGGGCCAGCGTCACCCTGCACACCCCGCCGCCGCCCGCCGCGGTGCCGTCGCCGCGGCTGACCGCCGAGGACTACGTCGGCGACGTCGCCGAACGCACCGGCTTCTCCGGCCTCGAGACCGTCGACACCGTCACCATGGTCTGCGTCCCGGACCTGATGAGCGCCTACCAGCAGGGCGCCATCGACCAGGACACGGTCAAGGCGGTACAGCTGGCGATGATCGCGCACTGCGAGCTGATGGGGAACCGGATCGCCATCCTGGACCCGCCGCCCGGTCTCAACGCCCAGCAGATCCGCGAGTGGCGCGTCGACAGGGCCGGCTACGACTCGAAGTTCGCGGCGCTGTACTGGCCGTGGGTCAAGGCGGCCGACCCGGCCACCGGCACCTTCACCCACATGCCGCCGTCCGGATTCGTGGCCGGCATTTGGGGGCGCAACGACGACAGCCGCGGCGTGCACAAGGCTCCCGCCAACGAGGTCGTCCGCGGAGCCCTGTCACTGGAGCTGCAGATCACCAAGAACGAACACGACCTGCTCAACCCGGTCGGGATCAACTGCCTGCGCAGCTTCCCCGGTCGCGGCATCCGGATCTGGGGCGCGCGCACCCTGTCGTCGGACCCGGCATGGCGGTACCTCAACGTGCGACGCTTGTTCAACTACCTCGAGGAGTCCATCCTCAACGGCACCAGCTGGGTCGTGTTCGAGCCCAACGACGACGCCCTGTGGTCGAAGATCCGGCGGACCATCAGCGCCTTCCTGGTCAACGAGTGGCGCAAGGGTGCGCTGTTCGGGCTCACCCCCGACGAGGCGTTCTTCGTCAAGTGCGACCGCGAGACCAACCCCGCGGAGGGCATCGACGCCGGCCAGGTGGTCTGTCAGATCGGTGTCGCCCCGGTCAAACCGGCGGAGTTCGTCGTCTTCCAGCTGTCCCAGTTCTCCGGCGGCACCAGCCTCGTCGCCGAGTGA